The region ccgaccccaacacaaacataaatcacagtgactccaaacaccccctcactgtgatggaggcaacaaaacttcccctctcttccccccgcacccacggacaggcagctcgacccctaccgaggcaaacgacacgcacagcccccgcaaggggatggaaggccccgcggccgagccgcccctggcaccgaaacgtcccgcggccgcaccggacgatgttaagtccagcggccgagccgcaccgggcactgaaacgtcccgcggccacgccgggcgatgttaagtccagcggccgagccgcaccgggcactgaaacgtcccgcggccgcaccgggcgatgttaagtccagcggccgagccgcaccaggcactgaaacgtcccgcggccgagccgcaccgggcactgaaacgtcccgcggccgagccgcaccgggcattgaaacgtcccgcggccgagccgcaccaggcactgaaatgtcccgcggccgagccgcgctggcgatgttaagtccagcggccaagccgcgccgggcactgaaacgtcccgcggtcgcgccggcgatgttgagtcccgcagccgagccgcgctgggcattgaaacgtcccgcggccgagccgcaccgggcactgaaacgtcccgcggccgagccgcgctggcgatgttaagtccagcggccaagcctcgccgggcactgaaacgtcccgcggccgagccgcaccaggcactgaaacgtcccgcggccgagccgcgctggcgatgttaagtccagcggccaagccgcgctgggcactgaaacgtcccgcggtcgcaccgggcgatgttaagtccagcggccgagccgcaccgggcactgaaacgtcccgcggccgagctgcaccgggcactgaaacgtcccgcggccgagccgcaccgggcattgaaacgtcccgcggccgagccgcaccgggcactgaaacgtcccgcggccgagccgcgctggcgatgttaagcccagcggccaagcctcgccgggcactgaaacgtcccgcggccgagccgcacccggcactgaaatgtcccgcggccgagccgcgctggcgatgttaagtccagcggccaagccgcgccgggcactgaaacgtcccgcggtcgcaccgggcgatgttaagtccagcggccgagccgcaccgggcactgaaacgtcccgcggccgcaccgggcgatgttaagtccagcggccgagccgcaccgggcactgaaacgtcccgcggccgagccgcaccgggcactgaaacgtcccgcggccgagccgcaccgggcattgaaacgtcccgcggccgagccgcaccaggcactgaaatgtcccgcggccgagccgcgctggcgatgttaagtccagcggccaagccgcgctgggcactgaaacgtcccgcggtcgcaccgggcgatgttaagtccagcggccgagccgcaccgggcactgaaacgtcccgcggccgagccgcaccgggcactaaaacgtcccgcggccgagccgcaccgggcactgaaacgtcccgcggccgagccgcgctggcgatgttaagtccagcggccaagcctcgccgggcactgaaacgtcccgcggccgagccgcaccaggcactgaaatgtcccgcggccgagccgcgctggcgatgttaagtccagcggccaagccgcgccgggcactgaaacgtcccgcggtcgcaccgggcgatgttaagtccagtggccgagccgcaccgggcactgaaacgtcccgcggccgagccgcaccgggcactgaaacgtcccgcggccgagccgcgccggcgatgttaagtcccgcagccgagccgcgccgggcattgaaacgtcccgcggccgcgccgcaccgggcactgaaacgtcccgcagccgagccgcgctggtgatgttaagtccagcggccaagcctcgccgggcactgaaacgtcccgcggccgagccgcaccaggcactgaaacgtcccgcggccgagccgcgctggcgatgttaagtccagcggccaagccgcgccgggcactgaaacgtcccgcggtcgcaccgggcgatgttaagtccagcggccgagccgcaccgggctctgaaacgtcccgcggccgagccgcaccgggcactgaaacgtcccgcggccgagccgcaccgggcattgaaacgtcccgcggccgagccgcaccgggcactgaaacgtcccgcggccgagccgcgctggcgatgttaagtccagcggccaagcctcgccgggcactgaaacgtcccgcggccgagccgcaccaggcactgaaatgtcccgcggccgagccgcgctggcgatgttaagtccagcggccaagccgcgccgggcactgaaacgtcccgcggtcgcaccgggcgatgttaagtccagcggccgagctgcaccgggcactgaaacgtcccgcggccgagccgcaccgggcactgaaacgtcccgcggccgagccgcgctggtgatgttaagtccagcggccaagcctcgccgggcactgaaacgtcccgccgccgagccgcaccaggcactgaaacgtcccgcggccgagccgcgctggcgatgttaagtccagcggccaagccgcgccgggcactgaaacgtcccgcggtcgcaccgggcgatgttaagtccagcggccgagccgcaccgggcactgaaacgtcccgcggctgagccgcgccggcgatgttaagtcccgcagccgagccgcgccgggcgatggaaggccccgcgggcgagccgcgccccggggaagagacctaataaaagaaaggtttccccccgccccaccccacaccccccaccacacatacacagccaaaaacagaaacaaaaaccatcccaacaccgacacaaacaacaaaaaaagacaacagactgccagagaaccacagccgttaggcgcagccaactcctcccggaCTCTTAGGTCCCACTATTTGTGGATTTATATCCTTTCCTATGCTGTGGCTATATGGTATTACAGCAGTGTTTTCTTGCCTTGGCTCCCTCCAAAATGACTACATCTTTTGAAGAAATgaggaactaaagatgctggcttacaaaaaaagtgcaaagtgctggagtagctcagcaagtcagacagcatctctggggaacatgaataggtgacgtttcaggttggggaaaggtcctgacctgctgagttactctggcactttgtttttttaaatacatcTTGGCTTGGCTTTTCTACATTTTATTAGTAGAGCTACCTTGCCACATTTTCTTACTGCCAGTCCCTCCTAAAAGTCTAATTTTTATGAATGCTGCTCTGCCGAATGGTTGCTCGTCCCCTTCCTGCCGCTGCATTCTTTTAACTATTTTCTTGTCCGGGTTCTGTTTACCTAGTCTCGTTCTACTTGCTATTACCCATGCTCCACAAACTCGCCAGGCCCCTAACTGCCATCTCTGGGCCAACaagcgtgccccccccccccccccccccccccccgcttcttGGTTCTCTTCCTTGAATCCCTCTTACTTCAGCACTCCTTTCCTGTACTAATCCCATATCaattcccttaatatccaaaTGTTTacagacgggaaggtagacgctcccgcccccatgactctcgggcagatgaggctcatcagcctgggaaggcagtccatctaggagagggaaaactctgatctaaaacctccactgccttgtggccatatccagtcatggaaaaggctccaggagtaaacctcaagaaaaatctggAGTTGGAGTTGCTAAGGCAgtttgtcgttgtctacaacctcgttctggcagctcctgcgacggtgctggtgccaaactgtaatggcTCTGCCGTTCCTTTGGattgatcagcgacgtggagaggggggacgtgctgcatgggcaacagcctgtccttcatatgacatcgcccaggcttgcatccgaccacacatcgacgctgctccAGCTGAGGTTtgcagcaagcagccaacaaccaggatgcatcacccatggtcagccatgaccgaggggggccttcaCTATTTGATGTCTGAGCCGCCATAGTCCTCTGGAGTGGATAAATAAAACTTTGTGTGCCTTGAATCATTgaccccccgccccgccccgctctTGAGACTCTGACTCCCGGAGGGACTGGCAGTAAGAAAATGTGGCAAGGTAGCTCTACATTGTCATccgaatcattaatatacataataaacaacaaaggatccagcaccgatccttgtggCACAACACTGGTGACAGGCGTCCACTAACACCATCTACCTCCTATCAGCAAACCATTTTTGTATTCAATTTCCTCACTCACATCCCTTGTGTCCTCGTCTTCTAATCTAGACCTACGCACCATAGATTATTTACAAGTATCATGTGTTAACAGATATATACCTACCATCCCAGTACATCTGTGTTATGTGGTGATGGAATACCACAGTTTTGGACCTCATTCTTGCAGTGAATGATCTGTGTCCACTTGGAACCCTGTGATACAATGACAGAATACTTCCCAATAGTTCTGCACATCAGTGTTAGAGAAGCCCATGGTATGAGAGTTGTGATCAATTAGATGCATGGGATGCATTGGGCAAGGGGAAGGTGACAGATAGTGAATTGATATTTTGTGGCTGGAGAGAAATTTACACTGGTTTCCTGTCAGGGTTCGCATTAAGACTTTTCTTCTTTTACCTGACAGACCCTGAACTTGGGTATAAGGAATGCAAATTTGATTGTTGAACAAGATTcaactcttgtgtaggaaggaactgcagatgctggtttcaatccaagatagacacaacatgctggagtaactcagcgggacaggcaacatttctgggttccttttagaaggaatgggttccttctctccagagatgttgcctgtcccgctgagtcactccagtattttgtgtctctcttcaagaTACAAGACTTGACAGGAGAAGAAAATTAAGCAGGATTATTGCAGACTTCATGAGAACAGGGACAACTGATAAAATGTGAACATGCAAGGCAGAGGTGGATTAATGTCGTGAATAAGTGTGTTAATAAACGTGAaattttggagaaacagcatgaaGAGTCAATAATACAATTTTTGGGGGAGGTTCTAAGTATAGAGGAAGGTGGGATGAACATTTGCCGAGAGTTAACAGTAAGCTCTTACAATTCATTAGTTAGGTCTCAGTTATTGTGTTTTATTGAATTTTGGTTTTGGTTGAATTCTGAAGATTTCATTCTAAGTATATCAGGACGTAGGAGGAAGAGATTTATTGAAATATTTAAGTTATGTGAGCAAGTATCAGTTTGCTCTGAAAATGAGCTTACAAATAGGATATATTTGTGGAATGAATTGGCAAAAATATGGCAGCAAAAATGGGACTCATTTTAACCTCCAGCATAAAAAGGGAAGATAGGGTGTTTAATGCACTGTCCGAAAGGCATCAGATAGGGATTTGGAGAAGGGATCGTGCTTTTGGAGATCTGAATTGCAGAGTTGGGTTGAGTTCTGATTCTGAATGGCTGCCATGTGTGTTGTAATATTCTGATTGCAGGTAATGTCATGATTCAAACATTTGAAGACTTTGTCCTCTCTCCTTCAGCCATTTTGTGCCTAATATCACCTTTGGTCATCCTGTGGTGGAATGTCTTCGGAAAGAACTTGGACAAGAGCCCTTCTTTGGTAAGATTTGCAGCATCAGTGTCTTGtgcaacaaacaatctgttggAGGAGATCAGAGGCCGAGTAGCACCTTCattagggttttgacccgaaaagtGGACCATTACTttatatccacagatgctgctgagttcctccagcagattgttcgtcgctccagattccagcacctgcagtctctggtCAATACAGATGTGTGTAGTTGTGTACATCAAATTATTGAAATGGTGGCACAGATAAACAGTATTTACATTGCAAGCAGTAGATGTTGGAGCGTGGTTTGCATGCTGGCACCAGCCAATTTACTTGCATCTATTATAAATGCAAACCAATTTTTTGCTGTATATCAATAcgtttgacaataataaatcaaacaaAACCACTCTTAATCGCTCATGTTATATGTTGCAGCCCTGTTTGTGTTGTGTTTTGTATGTGCTTGTATGGAGATGCCTGGATTTTATCCTATGATTGAACATGAAGCTAATATCTGAGCTATGACAAGCAGGATGCTGAGACCTGTATGTTTTCTCTTTCTCAAGGATTGATTTTACCTCTGACTTGCGCATTTCCCCCATTCACAATTTATCCAGGTTTGGACTAATCATTATTTATAGTGCAGCTCCTTGGAAACATCAAATTAACCAGCATCTTCTGTTCTTTGTTTCGACAGAGGTGACTCTAAATATATTCTTCCACTTTAAACCATGAATTCAAAGAGATTATTTGATCTTTGGCAGCCATGTTCAAGCCTATGTTTGAAAACATCAACAATTACTTAATCTCTTAAATTCTAATGTCTTAGAATAAATGAAAAAGTTGCAATAAAGCTCGAGATGCATGTTGTCTTTCACTCCAAGCATTATAAATTGCTTTAATGAAGTAACTGTATGACTAAGACGGATTACAGGAACAGCTCATCTAAATATTGGGAATGCTAAAGACCTCATCTTGGGCTCTGTCACTCATTATTTCTCAGCCAATAACTTCATCCTCACCAGCAATAGTGGTCAAAATGTACCCAGACCATTTGCAGCCTTGGTGCCATGCCAGTCTGCCTGCCATGCCAGTCTGCCTGCTTCCCTTACCCCAGCCTGTGGGGCAGAAGCTTTAATGTATGTCTTGATACTTCCAGACTTGATGGTTCCAGTGCACTCCTGGTTCTCAAGTTCTATATTCTGTAAACTTGTAGTTTAACAGAACTTTACTGCCAGTCTAACTTGCACCAGGCTCCGTCCACTCAACAACCCGCTGACCAACATCAATTCTGAGTTAATGTctcaattgaaaaaaaaagtcaTCTTTCCTATTCAAGCCCTGATTTCAAGCACCATTACCCTGTAATTTGCTCCAACCAGGTGAACATCCCAGATACCCACACTGCTCCAGTTTTGACTTCTTCACTATTCCTGAATTTAATGGCTGCATCATTGGCAGCTGTGCTTCTGCAATCAAGATCCTAAGCTCCAAAGTTCTCTGCTGGGTGTGCTCTGCCTCCTGTTGccctgaatacactggaatttagaaggatgagaggggatcttatcgaaacgtataagattattaaggggttggacatgttggaggcaggaaacatgttcccaatgttgggggagtccagaacaaggggccacagtttaagaataaggggttggccatttagaactgagatgaggaaaaactttttcagtcagagagttgtgaatctgtggaattctctgcctcagaaggcagtggaggccaattctctgagtgcattcaagagagagctagataaagctcttaaggatagcggagtcaggggtatggggagaaggcaggaacggggtactgattgagaatgatcagccatgatcacattgaatggcggtgctggctcgagaggccaaatggcctcctcctgcacctattgtctattgcccttgaGACACTTTTTGGAATCTACTTCTTTGAGATTCAGGTTTTGGTAATCATCTTGTAAACCTTGGCATTAGTTTGATATGCTCCACTGAGGTATTTGCAATATTTTACTATGTTTGAGGTTTGATATAAATGGAAGTTGATGATAATTGCATTCCTTTTACCCCTGAAGCTCCTTAGCTTCTGGAAGTTGAAGCTAAAGCTGGATGGTGACTCGAGCATTTCATGCTTTCTGCCTACGAAGGACAGAGTACTTGTCTCTCAAGTATGGCACTCCATTAAGGGTGAGCAGTTGTGTATAGGCATTTGGTGCCATATCAAAGCATGTTAGCATGTTTTAGTATTGAAAATGGCAGGAAGGTGGCATAGGGTGCGAAAAATCAACAAAGTGCACCTTTATCTCTCACCAAAGCAAAGATGGAGCAAAGTAAAGGTTCTTTAGCAAATCAAAATTTAACTCTCAGCCACTGGAAGTGGTGAGGCATCCCACAGCTGCTCACTTTATTGCTGCAATACTATGcagcagattttaataaagagacCACCCTATCCTCACAATGCCATAAGTACAGTTCATCGATTTAACACCatatagaagaattgttaagCTGACCTGGATATTTTTGGACAGCAGCTATAACTTGGATTAGCCATTTGTCCTGGATGGAATGTGAATGTTGTGTAAACACTCGGTAAATAAAATTTCCAATAAATCCCAAGATATCTTGAGTGAAGGAGACCATAAACTTGAGAGGCAGTGCATTTAGTTTAGAATAAGGGGTTTAAAAGTATCATTGGCAGCTTTACCTTTAGTTATCTAGATTTCATGTTTCGCAGTTAATCTTCTCAATACCTCTAATTTCTTTTAAGATTCCCCTCAAAACCTAACTAATCCTGAGTGTCTGTGGGGCTGTCCATGTTCAATAAATAAGTTCTATGAGGTTTTTAGTTTACTAATTGTCAAGGTTGTAAAGTGAAATTTGTGAATGTCATTTGCAGAGCAGTTGTTCTCTTCATTTGCAGAACCTGGCTTTATTTCTACAGTGAGTTTCATAGATCTAATGGTTATGAACACTAGTGAGAGGAACTTAAGAAGTATTGCCTTGTACTGTACTATTTGTTTTACAGACATGCACATGATGGTCTCAAAGCCGGAGCAGTGGGTGAAGCCTATGGCAGTAGCAGGAGCGAATCAGTACACATTCCACCTGGAGGCTACAAACAACCCTGGTCCTCTCATCAAAGACATAAGAGAAAACTGTATGAAGGTGAGATGAAAGAGTTGATGTGTTCAGTGTTGTCCAGAGTGTTTTGTTTATGTGAATTGTCAGTGTACAGAAGGAACAACTGCATTATCTTTAACTGTGGAAAAGTAACTGTGAATAGAATCCTGGATTGTATCCTTCCAAATCTGGGTCATATAACTTTTTTTATTGCCTCCATGCTCCTCTGTAGTTGTGCCCAGTAATATTCTGTCTGGGCTTTGGTCAGCTGTTTTTCCCATCCATTCCAAAATCTCAAATAACACCAGCTGTTACATTTCTAAAATATAACACCTTATTTCCTTGTACTGTTATCACTCTTGGGTAAATAGTTCCTTACAGTTGAACTAATTAATATATTTTCATTTTCTGTTTAAAATGTAGTATACCCTACCATCTTATTACCTCTGAAAAACGACCCTCGTTGTGCCCATGGAATTGAATGCCTTTATACCTTGAGCTTTCCTGAAATCTTTGAGTGAAAGGTTTCTTTAGCTACCAGCCCTTTCAACTCTGAATTGATAGATTTTCCATTTGAATGCTGCTCTAAGGATGCCTGTAGACAACTCAGGATTAACATAATCAAGGAGTTCTGTTGCTTGTTTTCCTTCCTTTCATCCTGACCTATTAAAATTGATGGgatttttaattggttcatttgcTGCATCTTTCCTCAAAAtcttatatcctggaatatttaattccaccatctgcagtgatTTGTTTCTGGATGTTCTGTTTGCCCCTCCCCTCCACATTCTCGGCATTTCTTCTAGGTCTGCTCAAGTAATTGTCCACCTTCCCTTTAAAAATCATTCATGGATTTGGCTTCTGCCAAGTTTTCAGGTTGTCCACCATATTCTGACAGATGAGTAAGACTTTGTGATTTTAAGTACTCCACCTCTAAATATTGATTATTAAATGTTCTTGAAATATTCTCCTTCATCAATCACTTGGGCAGAATGTTACAAATTCCAAGACCTACTGGGTGAAAGAATTATTCCTCGGATGCCTCTGACTCcttacaacccgaaacgtcacccattccttctctccagagatgctgcttgtcccgctgagttattccagaattttgtgtctaccctctgttTCTAGACACTCACCATTCAGAAAAGTTGTCTATAATGTACTCTATGCCCCTTACAATTTTGCAAATCTTCCATCATCCTTCATCAACTGTGCTTCAAGGAAAATAAACCCAGCAATCGTCTCCTCGTAATTGAAATGCTTTGTACTTCTATCCAACTTGAAGTCCTGTCTGTTATTCTGCAGCCTAACTCTTGCTGTTATCTGCTATTATCTGCAGATGCATCTTGCACCTGGGTGTGTGATTTAGCTCAGTGAGGGGGATTTCTTCCAGGTTCACGCCATCCATTTTGATCATCTACACTAATctgatttgcctgcattaggaccaTGTTCTTCTATGCCTTTGGGTAAAAGCATacctccagatgcagggacattttctttccagctgtcatttggcaattgaaccatcctataaacaactagagagcagtcctgggcgaccatctacctcattgaagaccctcggactatctttgatcggactttactgggcttaaGTGAAtacattattcactttatcctgtatctgcacactgtggattgctcgattgtaatcatgaattgtcattccgctggctggatagcatgcaacaaaaagcttttcactgtacattggtacatgtggcaataaactaaatatCCTACTAATTGAATCATCTGCATTCTATTAGAAACAACAAAGGTTCCAGCACTAATCCCTAATATATATCACTTGTTCAAGTAAAAAAAACACCCATCTACCACTACCTTCTCCTATCACCAAACCAATTTTAGTTGCAGTTTGCAACACATCTTGGGTCCTTTGTGTCTGAATGTTCCGGACAAGCCTACCAGGTAGAACCTTGTTAAAAGCCTTCCTGAAGTCCATGCAAACCTCATGAGAAAAGCACTTGATGGGATTTGTGAGAAATCATCTACCCTGCACAAAATCATGCTGGCTCTTTATAATCAGTAAAATGGatgttgtctgtctattccctccacagatgctgcctttagCACTTTGTTTTCCTCCTAATCAGTATCTACCTTTCCAAGTGAACATAAATCCTGTCCCTCACAATCTTCTACAACTTTTCTATCACTAAAAGAGGCTCACTGCCCTATAGTTTCCTATCTTATCCCTAAGGGGACAACATTATCTATTCTCCAGTCTGCTGGCTACATGGTAtatgcttaagctcaggggtgactgcgcttttgcggttgcagctcctagactgtggaacagcatccctctccccatcagaactgccccctccatcgattcctttaagtccaggctcaaaacctatttctactccctagcgtttgaggccctctgaggggggggggggctgtgaactgtttatgtacgtgctgttatgttatgtatgttcgttcttagtacctgaactgatgtacagcactttggtcaacgtgggttgtttttcaatgtgctatataaataaacttgacttgacttaaagatGCAACAAACTCTATCAGACCCCCAGAGGTCTCCTCCCTTATTTCCTTTGCCATCTTGGGGTAGATCCCGTTATGCCCGAGGGATTTATCCACTCTAATTTGTGCCAATATGTCTAAGATTTTCTTCTTCCTGATGCCGACATACTCCAGAATATCACTGTACCCCTCACTTTTCCAGCCTCCATATCGTCATGTCTGGTGAATATCGACGAGACTTGTTTGAACAATATCTATATTAGTTCAACTACATCAAAAACATATGCAGCAACTTTTATCTGCAGCTTATCAATTTTATTATGTGCGTGCACAGTTTTTCTCTAAttgaaaactaaaaaaaattcAGATACTTAAATcggaaattaaaaagaaaaatgctgGATACACTCAGTAGGTAGGACAGTGTCCATGGGAACAGAAACAGTTAACCTTTCAGATCAAAgatcttcatcagaactggcacAGATAAAAGTCAGCATTAACTTGCACAGGTGGGGAGAGGTGGATAGGGCAAAGTGGATATCTCTGATAAGGTGATGCCAGCGTTACTGAGGGGTAAAGTAGTGGAGCTTGTTGATTTATTAATGCTGGTGGTTAGAGAGAAAATGAGGAACAGCTATGATTAGTGAGAATTTGAATGAACATAAAAGTTACAAAACGCAGGGCTAAAGGACATGTTTGAAGTAGAAAGTCTTCCATTGACTTTATATTTCACCTGTGAGCAAAGAATTGGTTTCTATGAAAGCCCTTGGAATTTCTATTTCCTACAGTTTTGTTGTTGAATGGTTCCTTTACTCCATAACTGTTAGATACGATCCTAAATTAAATCCTAGTTGTTTTCTGCTACAGGAGACCCACTTCATTGACGTGCGCGCTGTTTCTCAGTCCAAAGGTGAAAGACATTTGATGCCTGGTTCTATAAGCTTTCCACCTTTGATTACCTCATGGACACAGTAACTAAGGTAGTCACCAAGACCACATAATGAGGTAACATTGTATGGTTTCTCCTCAGGTGGGGTTGGCAATTAAACCAGGCACAATTGTAGAAGATTTGGCTCCATGGGCAAATCAGATTGATATGGCTCTGGTGATGACTGTGGAGCCGGGGTTTGGAGGTCAGACGTTCATGGCTGATATGATGCCAAAGGTA is a window of Rhinoraja longicauda isolate Sanriku21f chromosome 8, sRhiLon1.1, whole genome shotgun sequence DNA encoding:
- the rpe gene encoding ribulose-phosphate 3-epimerase isoform X1, coding for MAHSCRIGPSILNSDLARLGAECRRMLVCGADFLHLDVMDGHFVPNITFGHPVVECLRKELGQEPFFDMHMMVSKPEQWVKPMAVAGANQYTFHLEATNNPGPLIKDIRENCMKVGLAIKPGTIVEDLAPWANQIDMALVMTVEPGFGGQTFMADMMPKVLWLRTQFPSLDIEVDGGVGPDTIHKCAEAGANMIVSGSAVMKSDDPRSVINLLRNACMEAIQKRCLDR
- the rpe gene encoding ribulose-phosphate 3-epimerase isoform X3, producing MHMMVSKPEQWVKPMAVAGANQYTFHLEATNNPGPLIKDIRENCMKVGLAIKPGTIVEDLAPWANQIDMALVMTVEPGFGGQTFMADMMPKVLWLRTQFPSLDIEVDGGVGPDTIHKCAEAGANMIVSGSAVMKSDDPRSVINLLRNACMEAIQKRCLDR